A genomic segment from Candidatus Brocadia sinica JPN1 encodes:
- a CDS encoding ABC transporter permease, producing MTALFKIALRAIMRNKLRSSLTILGIVIGVGAVIVMVSIGQGAKAFVEKQLESLGTNVLIIIPISTTHAAARGTTGTITLTAEDAFAMAKECSAVSYVSPGIRTTTQVVYGNMNWTTGVSGAGPDYQIIRNWPLKDGRFITQQDVNIMAKVCVLGQTVVTNLFGTLDPVDRWVRVNNIPFKVIGVLSAKGQSPTGQDQDDMVLMPYTTVQRKIMGVTHIGYALASSTTAESRFEAIDQITSLLRQRHRLRPDEENDFTVISQVEFASTVMETSHTMTVLLGSIALVSLFVGGIGIMNIMLVSTTERTREIGIRMAVGAKEKDILFQFLIESTVLSSIGGIVGIIFGIFTSKLVSHYGGWPSLLSSPSIAVAFLFSNMVGIFFGYYPARKASRLNPIEALRYE from the coding sequence ATGACGGCGCTTTTTAAAATAGCTTTACGTGCAATTATGAGGAACAAGTTACGTTCCTCCCTGACGATCCTCGGCATCGTTATTGGTGTTGGCGCTGTAATTGTTATGGTAAGTATCGGGCAAGGAGCCAAAGCCTTTGTCGAAAAACAACTGGAGAGTTTGGGTACAAACGTCCTCATTATTATTCCCATCAGTACCACACATGCCGCTGCCAGGGGTACCACAGGAACCATTACCTTAACCGCAGAAGACGCCTTTGCTATGGCAAAGGAATGTAGCGCCGTCAGTTATGTTTCACCCGGTATCAGGACAACCACGCAGGTAGTTTACGGAAATATGAACTGGACAACCGGGGTGTCGGGGGCAGGGCCTGATTATCAGATTATACGGAACTGGCCGTTAAAAGACGGGAGATTTATCACTCAGCAGGACGTAAATATCATGGCAAAGGTTTGCGTCCTGGGGCAGACCGTTGTAACCAACCTTTTTGGAACGTTAGATCCTGTTGACAGGTGGGTTCGTGTAAACAATATACCATTTAAGGTAATCGGTGTACTGAGCGCCAAAGGACAATCACCTACAGGCCAGGATCAGGACGATATGGTTCTCATGCCGTACACGACCGTACAGAGAAAGATTATGGGAGTTACACATATTGGTTATGCCCTTGCTTCATCGACTACCGCAGAGTCACGGTTCGAGGCAATCGATCAAATTACTTCTCTCCTAAGGCAACGCCATCGGCTGAGACCCGATGAAGAGAATGATTTTACGGTTATCAGTCAGGTAGAATTTGCTTCAACAGTAATGGAAACAAGCCATACGATGACCGTTCTCCTTGGTAGTATTGCATTAGTGTCCTTGTTTGTAGGTGGCATTGGCATCATGAATATCATGCTGGTTTCTACGACCGAAAGGACCAGAGAGATTGGCATCAGGATGGCAGTTGGCGCAAAGGAAAAGGATATTCTTTTTCAGTTTCTAATAGAATCTACTGTTCTTAGCTCGATTGGTGGGATAGTTGGAATAATTTTTGGCATTTTCACGTCAAAATTAGTTTCTCACTATGGGGGATGGCCATCGTTACTATCTTCACCATCTATCGCCGTTGCATTTCTCTTTTCAAACATGGTTGGTATCTTCTTTGGCTATTATCCGGCAAGAAAGGCATCGAGGCTTAACCCGATTGAGGCGCTCCGGTATGAATAA
- a CDS encoding ABC transporter ATP-binding protein produces the protein MKKDISSKNTYIRLLGYLKPYWHKSAIILILSAVSAYVAVLPTQILGIAVDEIKMADKFIKTMPSNPSEEKSSDKTYLHEQKSPIPLSKPLLAASHSIHKHWFESYNSTIVTLAFLAVSFIFMHTFHSGITLIHGFITSELGQRLIYDIRNQLYDHIQRFPLQYFENTKTGDIMSRLMNDVNSLEQAVVGPVITFITDMFKFGWILYFCLKLDWQLTSIALFVCPFISLCTYNFGKRIRKVFRSLRDKTAELNSLIQDNISGIRVIAGFAKETEEMERFRNKNYENYNLYVRILKLVSALRPIVDLITETGAVVVICLGGYKVLQGQLSAGTFVIFFPYLQMMYSPITGLTRFYNQVQRAIASTERIFEILDTPCELKDAPHAIDLPPVRGVVEFKQVHFTYNQDGEVLIGINLSARPGQMIAFVGPSGSGKTTLTQLIPRFYDPTKGGIFIDGYNIREVKLHSLRKQMAMVLQEPFLFNDTVKANIAYARSDVLDKEIEEAARAANAHDFIVELPKGYASVIGERGVKLSGGQKQRIAIARAILANPRILILDEATSSVDTETEQLIQNAIYRLVKNRTTFVIAHRLSTILHADLIVVLEKGRIVETGLHHELLAHGGLYKKLFEMQFNMQEKVKLEEAETGAVKAEVVATQEPTIDLHETFQHPKWS, from the coding sequence ATGAAAAAAGACATTTCTTCAAAAAATACCTATATCAGACTGTTAGGTTATCTAAAGCCTTATTGGCATAAATCAGCAATTATTCTCATCCTCTCGGCTGTGAGCGCTTATGTTGCTGTCTTACCGACCCAGATATTGGGTATCGCGGTGGATGAAATCAAGATGGCTGATAAATTTATAAAAACGATGCCCAGCAATCCATCTGAGGAAAAATCATCCGATAAAACTTACCTTCACGAACAAAAGAGCCCTATCCCACTCTCAAAACCGTTACTAGCTGCCTCACACTCTATTCATAAGCATTGGTTTGAAAGTTACAATTCTACCATCGTTACGCTGGCCTTTCTTGCCGTGAGTTTTATCTTTATGCATACCTTTCATAGCGGTATTACGCTGATTCACGGCTTCATTACCTCCGAGTTAGGGCAGAGGCTTATTTATGATATACGGAATCAGCTTTATGACCATATTCAGCGATTCCCCTTGCAATATTTTGAAAATACGAAGACCGGCGATATCATGAGCCGTCTCATGAATGATGTTAATTCCCTGGAACAGGCAGTTGTAGGCCCTGTTATTACCTTTATTACGGATATGTTTAAATTTGGCTGGATACTGTATTTTTGCTTAAAACTCGACTGGCAACTCACCAGTATTGCCTTATTTGTTTGTCCATTTATCTCACTCTGTACTTACAATTTTGGGAAAAGGATCAGAAAGGTCTTTCGCTCCCTGAGGGACAAAACGGCTGAACTGAACTCCCTCATTCAGGACAATATCTCCGGTATCAGGGTCATTGCGGGATTCGCGAAAGAGACCGAAGAAATGGAACGCTTCCGGAATAAAAATTACGAGAACTACAACCTCTACGTCCGGATATTAAAACTCGTTTCAGCATTAAGACCCATTGTAGACCTGATAACCGAGACAGGCGCCGTGGTCGTCATCTGTCTCGGTGGATATAAGGTACTTCAAGGACAACTCTCCGCAGGTACTTTCGTCATATTCTTTCCCTATCTCCAGATGATGTACAGTCCCATTACCGGTCTGACACGTTTTTACAATCAGGTGCAGCGTGCCATTGCATCCACCGAGCGCATCTTCGAGATATTGGATACGCCGTGCGAATTGAAAGATGCCCCCCATGCTATTGATTTGCCACCCGTGCGTGGTGTTGTAGAATTCAAACAAGTTCACTTCACGTATAATCAAGATGGAGAAGTCCTGATAGGCATCAATCTCAGTGCACGTCCGGGCCAGATGATTGCCTTTGTAGGCCCCAGCGGTAGCGGAAAGACCACCCTTACACAACTCATCCCCCGATTCTATGACCCAACAAAGGGAGGGATTTTCATTGACGGTTACAATATCAGGGAAGTCAAACTCCACTCCCTGCGTAAGCAAATGGCCATGGTGCTCCAGGAACCTTTTCTGTTTAATGACACAGTAAAGGCGAATATTGCTTATGCACGATCCGATGTATTAGATAAGGAAATTGAGGAAGCAGCCCGTGCTGCCAATGCACATGATTTTATTGTTGAGTTGCCGAAGGGATATGCTTCCGTAATTGGTGAGCGTGGGGTGAAACTCTCCGGTGGCCAGAAACAACGCATCGCCATTGCCCGTGCCATTCTTGCCAATCCCCGGATACTCATCCTGGATGAAGCTACATCTTCCGTTGATACAGAGACCGAACAACTTATCCAGAATGCCATTTATCGTTTGGTAAAAAATCGCACCACATTCGTTATAGCACACCGGTTATCGACCATATTACATGCCGATTTGATTGTGGTCCTGGAGAAGGGGCGGATTGTGGAAACAGGACTCCACCATGAACTTCTTGCTCATGGAGGACTCTATAAAAAACTCTTCGAGATGCAATTCAATATGCAGGAAAAGGTAAAATTAGAAGAGGCTGAAACAGGGGCAGTAAAGGCAGAAGTAGTTGCAACGCAAGAACCCACGATTGATTTACATGAGACATTCCAACACCCAAAGTGGTCTTAA
- a CDS encoding radical SAM protein, which translates to MKINEIFKSIQGETSYAGLPCTFIRITGCNLRCSYCDTTYAYEEGMEMSIGSILERVAGFKTKLVCITGGEPLSDKDTPLLIDELLDKNYTVLVETNGSYDIRTIPQKSIKIMDIKCPDSHMSHLMYWQNIHYLMKSDEVKFVLHSRKDYDWSKEVIEKYRLSDITNVLMGTVFDAIAPRMIVQWILEDNLNVRFQLQLHKYIWEPQTRGV; encoded by the coding sequence ATGAAAATAAATGAGATATTTAAGAGTATTCAGGGGGAGACGTCCTATGCCGGCTTGCCGTGTACCTTCATACGCATAACAGGATGTAACTTACGGTGTAGTTACTGCGATACCACCTATGCATATGAAGAAGGGATGGAGATGTCGATTGGTTCAATCCTTGAGCGTGTTGCAGGATTCAAAACCAAATTGGTCTGCATAACCGGCGGTGAACCTCTATCGGATAAAGATACACCATTATTGATAGATGAATTGCTCGATAAAAATTATACGGTTTTAGTGGAAACAAACGGTAGTTACGATATTCGTACCATTCCGCAAAAATCCATAAAAATTATGGATATTAAGTGTCCTGATAGCCATATGAGCCATTTGATGTACTGGCAGAATATTCATTATCTGATGAAATCAGACGAGGTGAAATTTGTCTTACATTCCCGGAAAGATTATGATTGGTCAAAAGAAGTAATAGAGAAATATCGTTTATCTGATATTACCAACGTATTGATGGGAACTGTCTTTGATGCCATTGCTCCGAGAATGATCGTTCAGTGGATTTTAGAAGACAATCTTAATGTCCGATTCCAGCTGCAACTCCACAAATATATCTGGGAACCACAAACAAGGGGTGTTTAA
- the queC gene encoding 7-cyano-7-deazaguanine synthase QueC: MKDLAIVLVSGGMDSCVTAAIAHAQYQLALLHVNYGQRTESRELKAFHDIASYYNIPKDRILIANIDYLRKIGGSSLTDPRMNVQDAQSDIKEIPTSYVPFRNTHLLAIAVSWGEVIGARKVFIGAVEQDSPGYPDCRPIYYEAFNKLIRVGTRPTTCIEVETPLIHKGKSEIVKTGISLGAPLHLSWSCYKNTDKACGQCHSCFLRLKAFKEAGVKDPIPYV; encoded by the coding sequence ATGAAGGACTTAGCTATTGTACTGGTCAGCGGTGGTATGGACAGCTGCGTAACTGCTGCCATTGCGCACGCGCAATATCAGCTTGCACTCTTACACGTTAATTACGGTCAGCGCACAGAGTCGAGGGAGCTTAAAGCCTTTCACGACATCGCTTCATACTACAACATCCCCAAAGACAGAATTCTTATAGCAAATATCGACTATCTCAGAAAGATCGGGGGATCGAGTCTGACAGACCCGCGTATGAACGTACAGGACGCACAGTCAGATATCAAAGAAATTCCTACCTCGTATGTTCCCTTCAGAAATACACACTTGTTGGCAATTGCCGTCTCCTGGGGTGAAGTTATTGGGGCACGGAAGGTATTTATCGGCGCCGTAGAACAGGACAGCCCCGGCTATCCTGATTGCAGACCCATCTATTATGAGGCCTTCAATAAACTCATCAGGGTTGGTACAAGGCCAACGACCTGTATCGAGGTAGAAACGCCCCTGATACACAAGGGTAAATCAGAGATTGTAAAAACAGGCATTTCTTTAGGGGCGCCCCTTCACCTCAGCTGGTCATGTTACAAAAATACCGACAAGGCATGCGGACAGTGCCATAGTTGTTTCTTACGTTTAAAAGCCTTTAAAGAAGCCGGAGTCAAAGATCCGATCCCTTATGTTTAA
- a CDS encoding SLC13 family permease: MEIGFGIWYTAALLLIMSILLFMEVLEIEVVIFSTLLLLITGKVITLKEAFVGFSNEGMLTIALMYVVVGAFSNTGMLNQVTHVIFGKKNTGDSRKLLRLLFPVSFVSAFINNTPVVAMFIPVIRSWAEKHHYASSKYLIPLSYAAILGGTCTLIGTSTNLIVHGLMIDSGMKGISFFEISKVGVPLALLGILFISLLGHRLLPNRKDPLVELGEHTREFVIELKVTPEYENIGKTIESAGLRHLQGLFLFQIERRGQIIAPAEPNERILLGDRLFFTGIPKMILELQKLPGLQLIQDSHFDLKQYDSAVINTFEAVVSPGSPLVGKTVRESDFRAKYEAVIIAIHRHGERIQKKIGDISLWPGDTLLLLAGKNFRKRWYHSNDFYLIAEAETLPSKPQWRGYLSLGVFFLTILLTILEVLPLLSAAGLGVIILMATRTVRMAEARKAIDWRALIIIAMSLGVAAAIKESGLAELLASGIAGIGCHFGVIGVLTSIYIMTSFYTLFITNNAAAAMLFPIAISSASTIHADTRAFAFVVLFAASASFATPISYQTNLMVYGPGGYRFKDYLKIGVPLQCLIGIITMVLVYYFYF; encoded by the coding sequence ATGGAAATTGGATTTGGAATCTGGTATACAGCTGCCTTACTGCTCATTATGAGCATTCTCCTTTTCATGGAGGTGCTGGAAATAGAAGTGGTCATTTTTTCGACTTTACTGCTCCTTATTACCGGAAAAGTTATTACCCTGAAAGAGGCGTTCGTCGGATTCTCCAACGAAGGGATGTTAACGATTGCGCTGATGTACGTGGTAGTTGGGGCTTTCAGCAATACCGGCATGCTCAATCAGGTTACTCACGTCATTTTTGGTAAAAAAAATACCGGCGATTCCCGCAAACTCCTGAGGCTTTTATTTCCCGTATCCTTTGTTTCCGCATTTATTAACAATACTCCGGTTGTTGCAATGTTTATTCCGGTTATACGTTCCTGGGCAGAAAAACACCATTATGCATCTTCTAAGTACCTGATTCCTCTTTCATACGCTGCGATCCTGGGGGGGACGTGTACCCTGATTGGCACAAGCACCAATTTGATCGTTCACGGACTAATGATCGATTCAGGAATGAAAGGAATATCTTTTTTTGAAATTTCCAAGGTCGGCGTACCGCTTGCTCTTCTGGGTATTTTATTCATTAGTCTTCTAGGTCACCGATTGCTTCCCAACCGGAAAGACCCCTTAGTTGAACTGGGAGAACATACCAGAGAATTTGTTATCGAACTGAAAGTTACTCCGGAATATGAAAATATCGGGAAAACAATTGAAAGTGCAGGATTGCGGCATTTACAGGGTTTATTCCTTTTCCAAATAGAACGAAGAGGTCAGATTATTGCCCCGGCAGAACCAAATGAGAGAATATTGTTGGGTGACCGACTGTTTTTTACAGGTATACCGAAAATGATATTGGAATTACAAAAGTTACCTGGTTTGCAATTGATACAGGATTCTCATTTTGATTTAAAACAATATGATTCTGCTGTGATAAATACCTTTGAAGCTGTTGTATCTCCCGGCTCTCCCTTAGTCGGAAAAACGGTTCGGGAAAGTGATTTTCGGGCCAAATACGAAGCGGTTATCATTGCCATCCATCGTCATGGAGAGCGGATACAAAAAAAAATTGGCGACATTAGCTTATGGCCTGGCGATACCTTGTTGCTATTGGCAGGAAAGAATTTCCGCAAAAGATGGTACCATTCAAACGATTTTTATCTTATTGCAGAAGCCGAAACGTTACCTTCCAAGCCACAGTGGCGGGGATATTTGTCTCTTGGCGTATTTTTCTTAACGATCCTGTTGACCATCCTTGAAGTACTTCCGTTACTATCCGCAGCAGGTTTAGGGGTAATTATCCTGATGGCAACCCGAACGGTACGAATGGCGGAAGCACGAAAGGCAATAGACTGGCGGGCACTCATTATTATCGCTATGTCCCTGGGCGTTGCAGCGGCAATTAAAGAATCCGGGCTTGCAGAGTTATTGGCCAGTGGAATAGCCGGAATTGGCTGTCATTTTGGGGTAATAGGCGTTTTAACAAGTATTTATATCATGACAAGTTTTTATACTCTCTTCATCACCAACAATGCAGCCGCGGCAATGCTGTTTCCCATAGCTATTTCGTCAGCTTCAACAATTCATGCCGACACGCGTGCCTTTGCCTTCGTTGTTCTTTTTGCCGCTTCAGCCAGTTTCGCAACGCCGATCAGTTATCAAACAAATTTAATGGTGTACGGACCGGGTGGTTACAGGTTTAAAGATTATCTGAAAATCGGCGTCCCATTGCAATGCCTCATTGGTATAATCACTATGGTTTTAGTCTATTACTTTTATTTTTGA
- the tkt gene encoding transketolase, whose protein sequence is MLIHKLDKHKIDLAVNTVRMLAADAIEKAQSGHPGLPMGFADIAFVLWMQFLHFNPKDPQWPNRDRFILSAGHGSMLLYALLHLFGYDLSLDDIKQFRQFGSKTPGHPEYGHTPGVEVTTGPLGQGFANGVGMALAEKILAERFNRDGSPVFDHHIYGVVSDGDLMEGITSEAASFAGHLGLSNIIYIYDSNQISIEGNTSITFTEDVAKRFEAYNWRIFKIDGHNHNEIAAAIEAARNEKEKPSLIIASTHIGKGSPNKQDTASVHGEPLGAKELELTKEKLGWQKSPAFYIPNEVKQLCQARVAELKGEYENWQSLFNTSVKEDPNLSQLWDAYFKKGIPENLESELLKTIRKDSIATRSASGEMIQVIAQQMPSFIGGSADLCPSTKTYIKNAPSLDKGKFAGRNIHFGIREHAMGGVLNGLALYGGIIPFGSTFLMFSDYMRPSIRLAAMMKIRVVYVFTHDSIFVGEDGPTHQPIEHLPSLRAIPNLHVIRPADATETASAWIAALNHKDGPTALILTRQDLPVINRSVYPSQNLLAHGAYILKDSAKSPEIILMATGSEIPIALEATMQLQGKGIQARLISVPCFELFRSNPDKYKHNLLPPACKKRVAIEAAATSDWYEFVGLDGLIIGLDRYGTSAPAKTLAEHFGFTAKNISNEINKKWGI, encoded by the coding sequence ATGTTGATACACAAACTTGATAAACACAAAATTGATCTTGCCGTAAACACCGTAAGAATGCTTGCCGCAGACGCCATTGAAAAGGCACAATCAGGCCATCCTGGTCTCCCCATGGGATTTGCCGACATCGCCTTTGTCCTCTGGATGCAATTTCTGCATTTTAATCCGAAAGACCCGCAATGGCCCAATCGGGACCGGTTTATCCTTTCTGCAGGTCACGGCTCCATGTTGTTATATGCATTACTCCATCTCTTCGGATATGATTTGTCATTAGATGACATAAAGCAATTCCGGCAATTTGGGAGTAAGACGCCTGGCCATCCTGAGTATGGGCATACTCCGGGAGTAGAAGTTACCACAGGACCTTTAGGACAGGGATTTGCAAACGGAGTAGGCATGGCACTGGCTGAAAAAATACTGGCAGAACGATTTAACAGAGACGGCAGCCCTGTTTTCGATCACCACATTTACGGGGTGGTAAGTGATGGTGACCTGATGGAAGGAATTACCTCTGAGGCCGCGTCGTTCGCAGGACACCTTGGCCTTTCCAATATTATCTATATTTACGATAGCAACCAAATCTCAATTGAGGGAAACACGTCCATTACCTTCACTGAAGACGTTGCAAAACGGTTTGAGGCGTATAACTGGCGGATTTTTAAGATTGACGGGCATAATCATAACGAAATTGCTGCGGCCATAGAGGCGGCACGGAATGAAAAAGAGAAACCTTCGCTGATCATCGCCAGTACCCACATTGGCAAGGGAAGCCCCAACAAACAGGATACTGCCTCCGTGCATGGCGAACCACTGGGCGCTAAAGAACTCGAATTGACAAAGGAAAAACTCGGCTGGCAGAAAAGCCCGGCATTCTATATCCCGAACGAAGTAAAACAACTTTGCCAGGCTCGTGTAGCCGAACTAAAAGGAGAGTATGAAAACTGGCAATCCCTGTTTAATACCTCTGTCAAAGAAGACCCGAATCTATCCCAATTATGGGATGCCTACTTTAAAAAAGGAATCCCTGAAAATCTGGAATCTGAATTACTCAAAACTATCAGGAAGGATTCGATAGCCACCCGCTCAGCCTCCGGTGAGATGATACAGGTAATTGCACAACAGATGCCCTCTTTTATCGGTGGTTCTGCTGACCTTTGTCCATCCACCAAGACCTACATCAAAAACGCCCCTTCTCTGGATAAAGGTAAATTCGCCGGGAGAAATATTCATTTTGGTATCAGGGAACACGCCATGGGCGGTGTTTTAAACGGATTGGCGCTGTACGGAGGCATTATTCCCTTTGGCTCTACCTTTCTGATGTTCTCGGATTACATGCGACCTTCCATCCGACTCGCCGCCATGATGAAGATCCGGGTGGTCTATGTGTTTACCCACGATAGTATCTTTGTCGGAGAAGACGGACCCACCCACCAACCCATTGAACACCTGCCGTCACTGCGCGCAATCCCTAACCTGCACGTGATAAGACCGGCAGACGCCACCGAAACTGCTTCCGCCTGGATAGCGGCGCTCAATCATAAAGATGGCCCCACGGCGCTGATCCTGACCCGTCAGGATCTTCCGGTAATCAACCGCTCAGTCTATCCGTCACAAAATCTATTAGCACATGGCGCTTATATACTGAAGGATTCGGCAAAATCCCCCGAGATCATCCTTATGGCAACAGGATCAGAAATCCCCATTGCCCTTGAGGCCACCATGCAGTTACAGGGAAAAGGTATCCAGGCAAGGCTGATCAGTGTGCCTTGCTTTGAGTTGTTCAGATCAAACCCTGATAAATACAAGCACAATTTACTTCCCCCGGCATGTAAAAAACGGGTAGCCATTGAAGCCGCAGCAACAAGCGATTGGTATGAATTTGTTGGATTGGATGGCCTTATCATCGGACTCGACCGATACGGCACCTCTGCGCCGGCAAAAACATTAGCCGAGCACTTCGGCTTCACGGCAAAAAATATCTCGAATGAAATTAACAAAAAATGGGGCATTTAA
- the proC gene encoding pyrroline-5-carboxylate reductase — protein MVKEKIGFIGGGKMGEALSKGIINAKLNTPDKIMVSDVITERCKLLTKEIGIKTTQNNKDIASFADVIILAVKPQMMNEVLSNLKNDITHRHLVVSIAAGIPIRFIESRLPEGIRIIRVMPNTPCLIGASATAFASGKYATNADGQLVFHLFNAVGRVFQLDEKYLDAVTGLSGSGPAYVYMIIEALSDGGVKMGLPRDVATILAAQTVLGAAKMVLETGQHPAQLKDAVTSPGGTTIEGISKLEDGGLRSAMINAVESATVKSRKLGELL, from the coding sequence ATGGTAAAAGAAAAGATTGGGTTTATTGGTGGCGGAAAGATGGGCGAGGCGCTAAGCAAGGGCATTATTAATGCCAAATTGAACACCCCTGACAAAATTATGGTAAGCGATGTGATTACAGAACGATGCAAACTTTTAACCAAAGAAATTGGCATAAAGACGACGCAAAATAACAAGGATATTGCTTCCTTCGCCGATGTTATTATATTAGCCGTTAAACCACAAATGATGAATGAGGTACTCAGCAATTTAAAGAATGATATCACCCACCGGCATTTAGTGGTGTCTATTGCGGCAGGTATCCCTATCCGGTTTATTGAATCCAGATTACCGGAGGGTATTCGAATCATCCGGGTGATGCCCAACACCCCATGTCTCATAGGCGCCTCGGCTACAGCCTTCGCTTCAGGAAAATACGCTACAAATGCAGACGGACAGTTGGTGTTTCATCTGTTTAACGCCGTTGGAAGGGTATTCCAACTGGATGAAAAGTATCTGGATGCCGTAACAGGGCTGAGTGGAAGTGGCCCTGCATACGTCTACATGATTATTGAGGCATTGTCTGATGGTGGCGTCAAGATGGGTTTACCACGGGATGTGGCCACCATCCTTGCAGCACAAACCGTACTGGGGGCGGCAAAGATGGTGTTAGAAACAGGACAACATCCCGCTCAACTCAAAGATGCCGTGACCTCACCAGGCGGGACAACCATTGAAGGGATAAGCAAACTGGAAGATGGCGGCCTCAGATCGGCCATGATAAACGCCGTTGAGTCTGCCACCGTAAAATCGAGGAAATTAGGTGAATTATTATAA
- a CDS encoding dodecin, with protein MDNHIYKVVELAGTSSTTMEDAIQNAISRASKTLHNMRWFQVIETRGRIENEKIARWEVILKIGFVLEDTL; from the coding sequence ATGGATAATCACATATATAAAGTGGTTGAATTGGCCGGTACTTCTTCAACAACGATGGAAGATGCTATTCAAAATGCGATTTCAAGGGCATCGAAGACCTTGCACAATATGCGGTGGTTTCAGGTAATTGAGACCCGGGGACGTATTGAAAATGAGAAGATTGCCCGGTGGGAGGTTATATTAAAGATAGGATTTGTACTGGAAGATACCCTTTAG
- a CDS encoding NfeD family protein — protein MTQIWWIWMSIAAAFIIGEIFTAGFFLLWFGVGAAVAGILAILGFGMAWQWGAFLLMASVLFAVSRRFAERFTKKQPLGIGADRYIGEKGVVLEEIDTIKNTGLVQIRNENWRADSDTGDIIPAGKKVEVIKVVGTHLVVRILSEGG, from the coding sequence GTGACTCAGATCTGGTGGATATGGATGTCCATTGCTGCTGCTTTCATTATTGGTGAGATATTTACCGCCGGATTTTTTCTTTTATGGTTTGGTGTTGGAGCGGCAGTGGCGGGTATTTTAGCGATCCTGGGATTCGGCATGGCATGGCAATGGGGAGCCTTTCTCCTTATGGCAAGTGTGCTCTTTGCGGTTTCCAGAAGATTTGCGGAACGATTTACCAAAAAGCAACCGCTGGGTATTGGAGCTGACCGGTATATTGGTGAAAAAGGTGTTGTACTGGAAGAGATCGATACTATAAAAAATACCGGTCTTGTACAAATAAGAAATGAGAACTGGAGAGCTGACAGCGATACGGGAGACATAATACCTGCCGGAAAAAAGGTTGAAGTGATAAAGGTGGTTGGAACACACCTTGTCGTCAGAATTTTGAGTGAAGGAGGGTGA
- a CDS encoding SPFH domain-containing protein — MPEMISAEILVFAILAIVVFVVAATGIKIVRPWQKGLIERMGKYQRTADSGLTVIIPFLERMLKVDMREQVVDVPPQAVITKDNVVVEVDAVIYYMVTDPVQVTYNVANYYMAATKLAQTNLRNLIGDLALDESLTSREIINTKLREILDTATDKWGTKVTRVELQRIEPPKDVTEAMHRQMKAERERRAMILEAEGHKQSAILKAEGQAEAIKKVAEADKYQKLTVAKGEAEAIQTVFESIHKGRPTNDLIAIKYLESLQKIADGKATKVFLPYESTAILGSIAGISELLKEKHVLEKDENKNT, encoded by the coding sequence ATGCCAGAAATGATATCTGCCGAAATATTAGTATTTGCTATTTTAGCCATTGTAGTGTTTGTGGTCGCTGCTACCGGAATTAAAATCGTCAGGCCATGGCAAAAAGGGCTGATAGAAAGAATGGGAAAATATCAACGTACAGCTGATAGCGGGCTCACCGTTATCATACCTTTTCTGGAGAGAATGCTGAAGGTAGATATGCGGGAACAGGTGGTTGATGTCCCTCCACAGGCAGTAATTACCAAGGATAATGTCGTTGTCGAGGTAGATGCAGTAATCTATTATATGGTTACCGACCCGGTACAGGTTACGTATAATGTCGCCAATTATTACATGGCGGCCACCAAACTTGCACAGACGAATTTGAGGAATCTCATCGGTGATTTAGCCTTGGACGAATCGCTTACTTCACGGGAGATAATAAACACGAAATTGCGGGAAATTCTTGATACTGCAACCGACAAATGGGGGACTAAGGTAACGAGGGTCGAACTCCAGAGAATAGAACCCCCCAAGGACGTCACGGAGGCCATGCATCGACAGATGAAGGCAGAACGGGAGAGGCGTGCAATGATTCTTGAGGCGGAGGGACACAAACAATCGGCAATCCTTAAGGCCGAAGGACAAGCGGAGGCAATAAAAAAAGTCGCCGAAGCTGATAAATATCAGAAGCTCACGGTAGCCAAAGGAGAGGCCGAGGCAATCCAGACCGTCTTCGAATCCATTCATAAAGGAAGGCCGACAAATGATTTAATCGCAATAAAATACCTTGAATCCCTCCAAAAAATCGCTGATGGCAAAGCAACGAAGGTCTTTTTGCCTTATGAGTCCACGGCCATTCTGGGAAGCATCGCTGGAATTAGTGAACTCTTGAAAGAAAAGCACGTTTTGGAAAAAGACGAGAATAAAAATACATAG